One window of the Triticum dicoccoides isolate Atlit2015 ecotype Zavitan chromosome 3B, WEW_v2.0, whole genome shotgun sequence genome contains the following:
- the LOC119275379 gene encoding uncharacterized protein LOC119275379 isoform X2, producing the protein MPSSRAPPQQLGRWKSFDAGRRHQQPELLRCIAGGGIVAKQRPLRGAMYSSDGGGAAMERSTPTAELQWRCSTQARSCNGAPDTDGGAARRRRRSCIGALDAGGGAAMGLQVVGYGAAMERVGSRCCIAALAAGLVQRRRRLFGGSPLQ; encoded by the exons ATGCCGAGCAGCCGAGCACCACCACAACAGCTAGGAAGATGGAAGAGCTTTGACGCCGGCCGTCGGCACCAACAGCCGGAGCTCCTCCGTTGCATCGCAGGAGGCGGCATAGTTGCAAAGCAGCGCCCATTGAGGGGAGCCATG TACTCGAGCGACGGCGGGGGAGCTGCAATGGAGCGCTCGACGCCGACGGCGGAGCTGCAATGGAGATGCTCGACGCAGGCGCGGAGCTGCAATGGAGCGCCTGACACCGACGGCGGAGCTGCTCGACGCAGGCGGCGGAGCTGCATTGGAGCGCTCGACGCAGGCGGCGGAGCTGCAATGGGGCTGCAAGTCGTCGGCTACGGAGCTGCAATGGAGCGCGTCGGGTCCCGGTGCTGCATCGCTGCGCTTGCGGCTGGCTTGGTGCAGCGTCGCCGGCGCCTCTTTGGGGGGAGCCCATTGCAGTGA
- the LOC119279439 gene encoding probable RNA-dependent RNA polymerase 3: MQTSKPIWFEQLLGKLPSNCGSNKYPKRAFTSRFLIALLHYGGVPADYFLELVRKALKDVEKACHKASYSLEVAYNHANLDDSMSARMILSGIQPEDDAYLQYQLAFMTREEREGIKLGRIPIEESYYLMGTSDPTGTLKPNEVCVIHENGQISGDVLVYTNPGLHFGDIHVLTATPIPNLEKEIVGFSKYVIIFPISGPRSLADEMANSDFDGDMYFVSRNPQLLEHFRPSEAWVPRNPPKKVEQKNPQHYDGPQLESLLFKEFLKSRFVPSYTIGTAADCWLVYMDQLLAGQVQENKRGMEIKDKTLDLVDIYYESLDAPKTGIKVDVPDALRVKKYPHYMEKGDDRSYHSTSVLGQIYDEAKALSEQSKDIPPINISPLACFTEVAVGVTKERKEEWKRPYDEYRGESTAFCDKKYSKEERDAGFTKLYQKYRRMLYDAEEFDDSLRNYNEVFGEACAIYQIVYEYARRQNKATLCGFAWKVAGHALCHLHAIKRGGETVLCSQSVLRDAFKKNR, from the exons ATGCAAACATCCAAACCAATTTGGTTCGAGCAACTGCTGGGAAAGCTCCCATCAAATTGTGGAAGCAA caaatatccaaaaagagccTTTACATCAAGGTTTTTAATCGCACTGCTTCACTATGGAGGGGTTCCAGCAGATTATTTTTTGGAGCTTGTAAGGAAGGCACTAAAAGATGTTGAGAAAGCCTGTCATAAAGCTAGTTATTCTCTCGAAG TTGCATATAACCATGCCAACTTGGATGATTCCATGTCGGCACGAATGATTCTTTCTGGAATTCAACCTGAAGATGATGCATATTTGCAATACCAGCTGGCTTTTATGACTCGAGAAGAAAGAGAAGGAATCAAATTAGGAAGGATTCCTATTGAGGAGAGTTACTATCTGATGGGCACATCAGACCCTACAGGGACACTAAAGCCCAATGAAGTTTGTGTGATACA CGAGAATGGACAAATTTCTGGAGATGTTCTTGTCTATACAAATCCTGGGTTACATTTTGGCGATATACATGTGTTAACTGCAACTCCAATTCCTAATTTGGAGAAGGAGATTGTAGGATTTTCCAAATATGTTATAATATTTCCTATTTCTGGTCCACGGTCTTTGGCTGACGAGATGGCTAACAGCGACTTCGACGGTGATATGTACTTTGTATCAAGAAATCCCCAG TTACTTGAGCACTTCAGACCATCTGAAGCATGGGTTCCGAGAAACCCACCAAAAAAAGTCGAACAAAAGAATCCTCAGCATTATGATGGACCCCAGCTGGAAAGCCTGTTGTTCAAAGAATTTTTGAAAAGTAGATTTGTACCCAG TTATACGATAGGTACAGCTGCAGATTGTTGGCTGGTATACATGGATCAACTTTTGGCAGGTCAAGTTCAAGAAAACAAACGCGGAATGGAAATAAAGGATAAGACGCTTGACTTAGTTGACATATACTATGAGTCTCTGGATGCCCCCAAGACAGGGATCAAG GTCGATGTCCCCGATGCACTGAGGGTCAAAAAATATCCCCACTATATGGAAAAAGGAGATGATCGGTCCTACCATTCAACGTCCGTGCTCGGACAAATCTATGACGAAGCAAAAGCATTGTCAGAGCAGTCTAAAGATATTCCTCCAATCA ATATATCGCCCCTGGCGTGCTTTACAGAGGTGGCCGTGGGGGTAACCAAAGAGCGCAAGGAGGAGTGGAAAAGGCCTTACGACGAATATCGAGGAGAAAGCACAGCCTTCTGCGATAAGAAGTACAGCAAAGAAGAGAGAGACGCGGGGTTTACGAAGCTTTACCAGAAGTATAGGCGG ATGTTGTACGACGCGGAGGAGTTCGACGACAGCCTGAGGAACTACAACGAGGTGTTCGGCGAGGCCTGCGCCATCTACCAGATCGTCTACGAGTACGCGCGGAGACAGAACAAGGCTACATTGTGCGGCTTTGCGTGGAAGGTCGCCGGCCACGCACTGTGCCATCTGCACGCGATCAAGCGTGGCGGCGAGACGGTGCTCTGCTCGCAGTCCGTCCTCCGGGACGCCTTCAAGAAGAACCGTTGA
- the LOC119275379 gene encoding uncharacterized protein LOC119275379 isoform X1 produces the protein MPSSRAPPQQLGRWKSFDAGRRHQQPELLRCIAGGGIVAKQRPLRGAMVSTTTAAGETGGAAGDTKRRSLTNAGAATHQRVDGRHTRATAGELQWSARRRRRSCNGDARRRRGAAMERLTPTAELLDAGGGAALERSTQAAELQWGCKSSATELQWSASGPGAASLRLRLAWCSVAGASLGGAHCSEALLPRLGSTVLP, from the exons ATGCCGAGCAGCCGAGCACCACCACAACAGCTAGGAAGATGGAAGAGCTTTGACGCCGGCCGTCGGCACCAACAGCCGGAGCTCCTCCGTTGCATCGCAGGAGGCGGCATAGTTGCAAAGCAGCGCCCATTGAGGGGAGCCATGGTGAGCACCACCACAGCAGCGGGGGAAACGGGAGGTGCTGCCGGCGATACGAAACGGCGCTCGTTGACGAACGCCGGTGCTGCAACGCACCAACGCGTCGATGGCCGCCA TACTCGAGCGACGGCGGGGGAGCTGCAATGGAGCGCTCGACGCCGACGGCGGAGCTGCAATGGAGATGCTCGACGCAGGCGCGGAGCTGCAATGGAGCGCCTGACACCGACGGCGGAGCTGCTCGACGCAGGCGGCGGAGCTGCATTGGAGCGCTCGACGCAGGCGGCGGAGCTGCAATGGGGCTGCAAGTCGTCGGCTACGGAGCTGCAATGGAGCGCGTCGGGTCCCGGTGCTGCATCGCTGCGCTTGCGGCTGGCTTGGTGCAGCGTCGCCGGCGCCTCTTTGGGGGGAGCCCATTGCAGTGAAGCGCTGCTGCCACGCCTTGGGTCTACGGTGTTGCCATGA
- the LOC119275377 gene encoding probable RNA-dependent RNA polymerase 3: MMPADPLVNANTSKATANLHMTMMALGELEFDKVFLIYVYLGRNKIEDVCELREDYIRSLPSLSMKDFEPEIWHKFGHKFVAESDRRKNLDWGDSSKARVYHCCLEIADGSVVTIFKV; this comes from the exons ATGATGCCAGCAGACCCTCTTGTCAATGCAAACACATCAAAGGCAACAGCGAACCTGCACATGACCATGATGGCGCTTGGGGAGCTAGAGTTCGACAAGGTTTTCTTGATATATGTGTACCTTGGCCG CAACAAGATAGAAGATGTGTGTGAATTACGAGAAGATTATATTAGGTCACTGCCTTCACTTTCAATGAAAGATTTTGAACCAGAAATTTGGCACAAATTTGGTCACAAGTTTGTAGCCGAATCAGATAGAAGGAAG AACCTTGACTGGGGGGATTCAAGTAAGGCAAGAGTGTATCATTGCTGTTTGGAGATAGCAGATGGCTCCGTGGTTACCATCTTTAAGGTTTAA